A genomic region of Coriobacteriia bacterium contains the following coding sequences:
- a CDS encoding YajQ family cyclic di-GMP-binding protein yields MAKDQSFDVVSNVDLQEADNAVQQTMKEITQRYDLKDTGSTVALDKHDGTIAVHAPSDFVLRQVVDVLSTKLVRRGIDLAAVQWGKTEPAAGSTVRSAATVINGIDVEIARRINKDIRDAKHKVKVQIEGEKLRVFSPVRDELQAVIAFLKAADYGIPLQFTNYR; encoded by the coding sequence ATGGCCAAGGATCAGAGTTTCGACGTCGTCTCGAACGTGGATCTGCAGGAGGCCGACAACGCCGTACAGCAGACCATGAAGGAGATCACGCAGCGCTACGATCTGAAGGACACGGGCTCCACCGTCGCACTGGACAAGCATGACGGCACCATCGCCGTCCACGCCCCGAGCGACTTCGTGCTTCGCCAGGTCGTGGACGTCCTCTCCACCAAGCTCGTCCGCCGCGGGATCGACCTCGCCGCGGTCCAGTGGGGGAAGACCGAGCCCGCGGCCGGTTCGACCGTCCGGTCCGCGGCGACGGTCATCAACGGCATCGACGTCGAGATAGCGCGGCGCATCAACAAGGACATCCGCGACGCGAAGCATAAGGTGAAGGTCCAGATAGAGGGTGAGAAGCTGCGGGTCTTCAGCCCGGTCCGTGACGAACTCCAAGCGGTCATCGCCTTCCTCAAGGCCGCCGACTACGGCATCCCGCTCCAGTTCACGAACTACCGCTGA
- a CDS encoding DNA translocase FtsK 4TM domain-containing protein, whose amino-acid sequence MARTRVSDRRAARPRTPSSLATDARREICGIALCAFAIALLIGVLTTSTAVIPRYVSLAMRLGFGVGAFGIPVGILLWGVSFFVRGWDVDEARVGGGIALVALSVVAMVALRVDPALQWERDSLMTHGGWAGAGVAWALRSLLGTAIAYVTLTAASLIGLVVAGLSVAGLVGRVGSLIHRPAPSTATPERSARRGTRTVPLEDLEPEAGPLPPARRKARGDAEEETDPEARRKTLPTTRVVAPMAMEGFDLPRSDLLARSPQLPASHKTSDAEQKQTSALIEQTLATFDIAARVVDWIAGPTVTMFEVQIAKGIKVNRVTALADDITLALAAPTIRILAPIPGKSYIGIEVPNERRSTVTLGDVLAAPAFAERLSPLLLGIGKDVSGESVLADLAAMPHLLIAGSTGTGKSVCINALLVSILMRATPAEVRLILIDPKRIELSLYNGVPHLYVPVVTEPREAASALAWAVQEMESRLRRLQGAGARNIAQFNLAVHEGTAPEGAEAMPYIVIVIDELADLMMVAAKEVEDSICRLAQLARAAGIHLIVATQRPSTDIITGLIKTNITHRIAFAVGSGIDSRVILDQNGAEQLVGLGDMLFSTPAWPKPKRIQGAYVSEGEIEQVVAHLRSQSEPEYHEEILHLRVATPGSSGEIDGGDDDPLLWEAADIVVTSSLGSTSLLQRRLKVGYARAGRMMDMLESKGIVGAPDGSKPREVLVDIEGLESVKAFERRDREQD is encoded by the coding sequence ATGGCCCGAACGCGCGTCTCCGACCGCCGCGCGGCCCGCCCGCGGACCCCTTCCTCCCTCGCGACCGACGCGCGACGCGAGATCTGCGGCATCGCGCTGTGCGCGTTCGCGATCGCCCTCCTCATCGGTGTCCTGACGACGTCCACGGCCGTCATCCCGCGATACGTGTCCCTCGCCATGAGGCTCGGCTTCGGCGTCGGCGCCTTCGGCATACCCGTCGGCATCCTGTTGTGGGGAGTGAGCTTCTTCGTGCGCGGCTGGGACGTCGACGAGGCCCGCGTCGGAGGCGGGATCGCCCTCGTGGCGCTCTCGGTCGTCGCCATGGTCGCGTTGCGCGTCGATCCCGCCCTCCAGTGGGAGCGCGACTCCCTCATGACGCACGGAGGCTGGGCTGGCGCGGGCGTCGCGTGGGCCCTGCGTTCTCTGCTCGGCACCGCGATAGCCTATGTCACCCTCACCGCCGCCTCGCTGATCGGTCTCGTGGTCGCCGGACTCTCCGTCGCGGGGCTGGTGGGCCGCGTCGGCTCCCTCATCCACCGACCCGCGCCGTCGACCGCCACACCCGAGCGTTCCGCACGCCGCGGCACCCGCACCGTCCCGCTAGAGGACCTGGAGCCGGAGGCCGGGCCGCTTCCTCCAGCGAGACGCAAGGCTCGCGGGGACGCGGAAGAGGAGACCGACCCGGAGGCGCGGCGCAAGACGCTGCCGACCACGCGGGTCGTCGCTCCCATGGCGATGGAGGGGTTCGACCTCCCGCGGTCCGACCTGCTCGCCCGAAGCCCTCAGTTGCCGGCCTCGCACAAGACCTCTGACGCAGAGCAGAAGCAGACGTCGGCGCTGATCGAGCAGACGCTCGCCACCTTCGACATCGCGGCCCGGGTCGTCGATTGGATCGCGGGACCGACGGTGACGATGTTCGAAGTCCAGATCGCCAAGGGGATCAAGGTCAACCGCGTCACCGCTCTCGCGGACGACATCACCCTGGCGCTCGCCGCTCCCACGATCCGCATCCTCGCCCCCATCCCGGGGAAGAGCTACATCGGCATCGAGGTGCCCAACGAACGGCGCTCGACGGTCACGCTAGGGGACGTGCTCGCGGCTCCCGCTTTCGCGGAACGCTTGAGCCCTCTGCTCCTCGGCATCGGCAAGGACGTGTCCGGCGAGTCGGTCCTCGCGGACCTCGCGGCGATGCCGCATCTGCTCATCGCGGGGTCGACGGGAACGGGCAAGTCGGTCTGCATCAACGCGCTCCTCGTCTCCATACTCATGCGAGCGACTCCCGCGGAAGTGCGTCTCATCCTCATCGATCCCAAGCGCATAGAACTGTCGCTCTACAACGGCGTGCCGCACCTGTACGTGCCCGTCGTCACCGAGCCCCGGGAAGCGGCGTCGGCACTCGCGTGGGCCGTCCAGGAGATGGAGTCCCGCCTGCGCCGCCTCCAAGGCGCCGGCGCGCGCAACATCGCCCAGTTCAACCTTGCCGTCCACGAGGGAACGGCCCCCGAAGGCGCCGAGGCGATGCCGTACATCGTCATCGTCATCGACGAGCTCGCGGACCTCATGATGGTGGCCGCCAAGGAGGTCGAGGACTCCATCTGCCGCCTCGCACAGCTCGCTCGCGCCGCAGGCATCCATCTCATCGTCGCGACGCAGCGCCCGTCGACCGACATCATCACCGGACTCATCAAGACCAACATCACCCACCGGATCGCGTTCGCCGTTGGCAGCGGCATCGACTCTCGCGTGATCCTCGACCAGAACGGCGCTGAGCAGCTCGTCGGCCTCGGCGACATGCTGTTCTCCACGCCGGCTTGGCCGAAGCCGAAGCGCATCCAGGGCGCGTACGTGTCCGAGGGAGAGATCGAGCAGGTCGTCGCCCACTTGCGGAGTCAGTCGGAACCCGAGTACCACGAGGAGATACTCCACCTGCGCGTAGCCACCCCAGGGTCATCAGGCGAGATCGACGGCGGAGACGACGACCCGCTGCTCTGGGAGGCTGCGGACATCGTCGTGACGTCGAGCTTGGGTTCGACTTCGCTCCTCCAGCGCCGTCTCAAGGTCGGGTACGCTCGCGCGGGCCGGATGATGGACATGCTCGAGAGCAAGGGCATCGTCGGCGCGCCCGATGGGAGCAAACCTCGCGAGGTCCTCGTCGATATCGAGGGACTCGAGTCCGTCAAGGCGTTCGAGCGTCGCGACCGCGAGCAAGACTGA
- a CDS encoding RodZ domain-containing protein has product MSTLGQTLADERRRRGRSLADAAAATRIRARLLEALENGRYDELPTAAYVKGFIQSYAAFLELDAAPLLELYRAEGGGKREGETIRLPEPVMPRRAEAHYMPLRTWATILGTVLVVALLIWGGGRLTRRTSTVPPIPRTPTGSASPAATGSPSPAPAASTDASGEVVPGEPFTLRIDVAEGQASWLRVTVDGLKAYEGTLDGPAAKEWQVTSRANVRVGRPSAVSVSRDGELVKVPSSAGISQVTLTAAP; this is encoded by the coding sequence ATGAGCACGCTGGGACAGACGCTTGCGGACGAGCGCCGCCGACGGGGGAGAAGCCTCGCCGACGCGGCCGCTGCGACACGTATCCGTGCCCGCCTCCTCGAGGCTCTCGAGAACGGCCGGTACGACGAGCTCCCGACCGCAGCGTACGTGAAGGGCTTCATCCAGAGCTACGCGGCCTTCCTGGAACTCGACGCGGCCCCGCTGCTCGAGCTCTACCGCGCCGAAGGCGGCGGCAAGCGCGAGGGGGAGACCATCCGGCTGCCCGAACCGGTGATGCCGAGGCGCGCCGAAGCGCACTACATGCCGCTGCGCACCTGGGCGACCATCCTCGGCACCGTTCTCGTGGTCGCATTGCTCATCTGGGGAGGCGGGCGGCTCACCCGGCGCACCTCCACCGTGCCGCCCATCCCCAGGACGCCGACCGGTTCGGCGTCTCCGGCAGCCACCGGCTCGCCGTCTCCGGCTCCCGCCGCGTCCACGGACGCGAGCGGAGAAGTCGTGCCGGGTGAGCCGTTCACCCTTCGCATCGACGTCGCCGAAGGCCAGGCTTCCTGGCTGCGAGTGACGGTCGACGGCCTCAAAGCATACGAAGGGACGCTCGACGGACCGGCCGCCAAGGAGTGGCAGGTCACAAGCCGCGCGAACGTCCGCGTGGGACGCCCGAGCGCCGTGTCGGTGAGCCGCGACGGCGAGCTCGTCAAGGTCCCGTCCTCCGCGGGCATCTCTCAGGTCACTCTCACCGCGGCGCCCTGA